The Paenibacillus sp. FSL H7-0357 nucleotide sequence AACGTACATCAGAACCGGAATCGGCAGCAGCAATGCCACATAGGGAATCATCTGGAATTTGGTGCGGCGTGTTCCCTTAACGACTGGAAGCAGCGGAAATCCCGCAGCTCTGTACTCTTCCTTCCGGCGGATGCCCAGAGCCCAGAAATGGGGCGGCTGCCACAGAAACAGCATTGCGAACAGCAGCCAGGCACCGAGATCCACATTACCTGTAACTGCAACATATCCGATAACCGGAGGCATGGCTCCGGAGATTGCACCTACAGATGTACTCCAAGTAGATGTTCTTTTCAGCCAAAGGGTGTAAACTACTACGTAAACGAACATGCCGAGTATGCCGAACAGCCCGCTGAGCACACCGGAGAATGCAAACAGCACAGCAAGACCGGCAATGCCAAGCCCGATGGCATAGAGCAGAACCGTATTCGGCTTGAGTCGGCCCGTAGGCAGTCCGCGTTCACGGGTTCGTTCCATCTTCATATCCAGGTCGCGGTCAAAATAATTATTAAATACACAGGCCGAAGCCATGACTAGCATTGTACCGAGCAAGGTCAGAATTAATCGGCCGTATTGCACGTCCCAGCCCGAAGCCACCCAGTATCCTGCAAAAGCAGCGATAAGATTGGAGCGGATAATGCCGGGTTTCGTCACTGTAATAAAGTCACGCCAGCTTGCACCTTCCTTGGGTGATTTGGCAGACATGGCTGCGGAATCGGAAGAAGCTTGATATCTCAATTGATTGTCCACGTTTGGTGTTCCTCCTTCTAAGGGACTTCTAACGTTCCGCCGGAGTCAAGAACCGTTTTAT carries:
- the cyoE gene encoding heme o synthase; this translates as MDNQLRYQASSDSAAMSAKSPKEGASWRDFITVTKPGIIRSNLIAAFAGYWVASGWDVQYGRLILTLLGTMLVMASACVFNNYFDRDLDMKMERTRERGLPTGRLKPNTVLLYAIGLGIAGLAVLFAFSGVLSGLFGILGMFVYVVVYTLWLKRTSTWSTSVGAISGAMPPVIGYVAVTGNVDLGAWLLFAMLFLWQPPHFWALGIRRKEEYRAAGFPLLPVVKGTRRTKFQMIPYVALLLPIPVLMYVYDYAGIFYLVISAALSVAWLYLTLTGFKAKDDDAWAKKNFFFSINYLTVSLIVLVLNTTHV